The Clostridium sporogenes region GTATATCATCCAAATTTTCTCTTACTATTTCGTTTATAACCTTTGAACCTAAACTTCCTCCGATTATTAAAAGAATAGGTTTATCATTTTTAAATCCACATAATTTTATACCTTTAACTTTGCTTCCTTCTAGTAATTCCTTTCTTATAGGTGTACCTGTTAATACAGCTTTGTCTCCTTTTATATGTTTCATTGACTCTGGGAAAGTAACGCATACCTTTGTACAATAAGGAGTAGCTAATTTATTTGCAAGACCAGGAGTTATATCTGACTCATGGGCTATAACTGGTATTTTATTTAAATGTGCTGCTATAACTACTGGCACAGTTACAAATCCTCCTTTAGAAAAAATTATATCGGGTTTTTCTCTTTTAATTATTTTTTTGGCTTGAAATACTCCCTTTAACACTTTAAATGGATCAGAAAAATTTTTCAAGTCAAAATATCTCCTTAATTTTCCACTAGAGATAGGGAAATATTCTATACCCTCTTTTTTTATAATTTTTCTTTCTATTCCTTCTATACTCCCTATATACTTAATTTCATATCCTAATTTTTTTAATTCTGGAACTAAAGCTAAATTTGGTGTAACATGGCCTGCTGTTCCTCCACCTGTCATTATAATCTTTTTCAAAATTATATCCCCTTTCTTTAATTCATTATGTATATAATTTGGTTTTTATTTTTTTGTAAAGTTATTGTTAGTTTTAATAAAGTTTATTCAAAAGAAATAAATATGCACTTAAT contains the following coding sequences:
- a CDS encoding undecaprenyldiphospho-muramoylpentapeptide beta-N-acetylglucosaminyltransferase, which codes for MKKIIMTGGGTAGHVTPNLALVPELKKLGYEIKYIGSIEGIERKIIKKEGIEYFPISSGKLRRYFDLKNFSDPFKVLKGVFQAKKIIKREKPDIIFSKGGFVTVPVVIAAHLNKIPVIAHESDITPGLANKLATPYCTKVCVTFPESMKHIKGDKAVLTGTPIRKELLEGSKVKGIKLCGFKNDKPILLIIGGSLGSKVINEIVRENLDDILLKFNIIHICGKSNLDENLENRKGYAQFEYVNEELPDLMKASDLVISRAGANVIYELLALKKPNLLIPLSKKSSRGDQILNAASFEKSGYSLVLKEEELSDKILKEKLNYLHENRNVYINNMSKSKMDNGVKNITELIKKYTK